TATACCTTATTGGGTTGGTCTTTTGTCTACATTATTACCCCTTCATAAACTTTCTCTCATCGTGGAGGAGActatacagggtgggccagaagttccaggacggtcggctaactttttaaccgttcgagatagaaaaatgaaactttgggaatgttcctatctcaaaggggaccatcttatgggggagtcaaaattttggtcccccctaagggagggggcgggaggcccccaacttttttttttcaaatggcaacccctatcttgtgatacctcattcgaaagaccataaaaaactaagaattttggcgcaaactgcagatcaatatcttaatttttgaccgagttatgataggatcaaaggtcaaatttgacctattttcaaaaaatcacaactccggttcaaattatcgtaaagaaaaaaataaaatgggaaattttactgattgtgttcgcttttttgtaaaaattgcagaaatcacttcgaactaattttaagggggggattcggacccccaaatacgtcaattcaaaggtcattcaattttcccgcgaaataagccaatttcccctagatttgcctccacattatctcagtaaggtcaaaatcagttcaacattacgttgggcaagtccccaaatttcaggaaaagttaaaaaaaaccaatttaaacggtcaaatttaattacctaccttaaattgcgttttgatcgttgaacttaaatgaagcctaaaaaaaaacgcgcctgacaACGGTGgttatcattttcgggaaacgaaaaaacgcgtttacggtttccttggtaacctttgtttgctatcagctgatgttttatttccatttcccagccaagtcgacggagtttatacttcctttcttcactaaacacatttactaacacctgagcgcttttctaatacgacagtattagaactttcccgcttgttttagcGTTACACTTGGTAAAAGATTTTATACACTATCGTATAAAACTCATTGAAACTGTTTTTTTAGGGCACAGAgcgtttaatttttgcattgaaaTGCAGGTattgcatgtttcatttttcatttaactgttttttttttagcaatttattcCACAATAACAGACCGAGTTCTCCTCGCAAACATTTAAATCGATCTCTGGATCGATTTAAATGTTTGCGAGGCAACATGTTTGAGCACAACAAAGCCTCTTTCTTTCCGTTTCGACGGTGTCACATTTTCTTTCGTTATTAAAAAGCCCTCTCAATTTTTGTACGTTCACTTAAGTGTAcaactcattttattttctttccgttttattatttaaaaatctgtTTTATTGACAAAGCTATCTtttcttttaggtaaaaatggAGGTAAAGCAGGTGTTGGAGAAAGAATTGGACAAGTAGTAGATTGTAAGTTTTTAGCCAAGTAGAACGTTTCTCTTTCGTTATCACTTCATTAGATATAAAACCATCTGTCGCGTTATTAAATGCAATTTTCGTGTCTAATAATTGCAGAATTTACAAATTAACGAATACTTTTTTGAAGTCACATGCTATACTAACTAATCCATTAAATTTTCCGTTCCATCTTTTTCTCCGgttaattgagaaaaaattgtgaccttaaaaaaataaacaaattataaataaaataaaattaccaaaCTAGCGGGTGCGTTATCTGAACTATCCATTATcagaaattttactcaaaagaaTATACTATGTTTTGAACATACCACGATCACGATTTATAACTCAATCGAAATATTCCCAATTGAATGTTATACAGCTGAGTACTGAAAACTCGTAAAAGAAAATTCGGAACAAAACTGGCGATCGTAAATTATTCATCTTGTAACAATTTAACTGGACGAGGATTTATTTGGAAACTGTTCCAACTCTCATGATTCAAAGTTTCTGAATCATCTCTCTCCCATGTATAATTACATTTTCACGAATCTGCAAATAAAATTATAGGTACAATGCGTTCCTCGGTCAAAGCTGTTGGGAATAAAGAAAACTTACTAATATTTTCCAATAATAATTTTGTGTCGAACAACAAGTACTCCTCGGTGCCTCTGAAAATGGAGAATAGGCTGAAATTGCATACCTTGAAATCGTCAAAGTCGGATTTCACACGTTTCTGTCGTTTCCCATTAGTGtcgaaaaaacattttaatccACGGGGATGCGGTATTCAGCAATGTCAGCAGCCATTTTAAAAAGCTCTGTAGACATCTCAGGGACAAGAGACCATCCACTGGTCTCATAGCAACAGGcagaagcttttactttcggggattcaacatttccttatGGACAAATGAAAGGAAGCAACCGTTATCTTACCAATTAGGCGGATGATGGGCCTCgggtgacgtcataagccaaacaagtttcccaaacgtcggttCCTTTTGCGAAACAAAACTCCCAACACGTTGTTTACCATCGACCTAGTAGGAAGGTggacagttgaatgttgaagtctAAAGCTTCTATCAGGATAccaatggagggtctctcgCCTCTGAGACATCTTTTGGCCCAAATATAGCCCACTACTTCAATAGCAATTGAAACTTTGTTACAGGGTCAAAAAACCAGGGTCAAAAAATCAAGGACGCCAATATCATGGACCGAGGTAAATTCTAGTTAATATTCGTGAGTCTAATTTTCCACTCTTTTATGAGTTCATAAATGTATACCTACTATAATAGTAATAGAAAGGTCGAAATTGTAAGGGAGAAAAAGTATCGAGATGTAAGATAGTTTGGAACATGCTGAAGAACGGTCATCATATACtgtactttaaaaataaaataaggaagATCGATACATATATAATCTCCACGAATCCAAGATTTTCATGATTAATAAACTCCCCTGCTTTcagtacatttttgaaaaatgcaactggaagtgaagaaattttaaaaccagaTCGCAAGGTACCTGTTTTCAAATTGGCTTTATAGACCAACGGACAATGCTATCTAATATTTTATAACTTCTACTCAACGGTAACATTCACACTGGTGtaaatgatacatttttataaCACTGATCATTTGTTAGCTATTCTGTGGGTGAAATGCATACATATTGTCTAAATACTGTTAGGATTCGATGGCTAAGACATTATAAAATGGGAATTGCAAGGCGGGCATTTGACGACCCGGTACAAACTAATGAGTATCCCGGTACACtatttgaaggcaaatcatacattttaaagagtggtgattcgacggttgccatttatTGTGTCAGAgcaatatatcgcacgtcgctctgacacaaaaaatggcaatcgTTGAATCACCTTGACCATGAAATGAAGCAACATATGGCCAATTTTTGCGTTTAATCGGAAGGACCAGCaaaatttttattcagaaataCCCAACAAACTCCTGATAAAAATACAGTTTGCGAGTGGAAGTttcgcaacgttgaaatgtgCTTAATGTTCTTTTGTCTGGCAATATAAGACCATAAATTTATGCGCTCCTATTTTGAGCGCCTGACACAAAATAGCTCTAGAACTTTAATGGTATGACTCCAAGTGACATATGATGCTgtgatttttaccaaaaatcgtCGACGGCCTTTAATTTGTTAATTGTTCATACAAAGGAAATGTGTCATTTAATAATAATCTTTCTAGTTTCACTATAAGCTTTACCAATCATATTCAAGcttttcaaatttcctccaatttcttttcttgtgcagttgtgttgttgttgtgtgtTGTGTTTTGTTCAGTGTTGTTGTTAGGTATAACGTTTCTACAGATCTGGGTGTTCccttggaaatttgaaaaccaCCTGGTgtgacacacaaaaaaaaaaatccaaaataaaagttcccataatttatgaattttcaatgaaattagataaatcaaatcggtaaaggGTGTGTTTCAACCatattttcagctttaaaacaagccccaAAGTTTGCAAATCAGTTGGGGTATCAGTGAGAAAATTCGAATTAGCGGGAAAACCTACTATTGCCGCATATCGCCTTCTTGCAGGCGCACTAAGCGGGTCGGgcccaattttccaaaaatctttccttcaaaaatgagtgtaataaaaacaaaaaaagttggACTCGTTTTGATCCTCATGAGCTCAGTTTCAATTACGTGAATGTAATGGTTTGGCATTTCCTGTTTCCTTGTTCAGTTACCCTGATAAAATCCGAACTGATATATTTAACTTGTTTTACCTTTATTAGAAACCCCCTAAAATGATTAATAAATGCTGAAGTCCTTACTTTAATTCTCATTTCAGTTAAAGATCAAATTCCAGGCAGGCCCAAAAAAACAGAGACTGAACAACAAACAGGTAAGAATTAATCAATGTACAAATTGAGTGGAATTCTAGATCCGCAGGGGGATGACATTTTTTGGTGATTTGATGCCGTTGGATGGAGGGAGAGATGAAgcagatgaaaaaaataaagagaaaatattctatGTAAAATGGTCTACCATCAGAGGCACGTTTCTGCGGCTCGTGTAACTTACTCATTAGACGAATACTCTTGTGTGTAGTTACTGATACCTCCTTGTTTTCGATAATGATGAAATGTATTTCCTCTTAGAACGAGGAGAACGAGGAGGCAGAAACGGCCCCAGAGGAAGGACCTATGAAAGACCTAACCCTGATGCGAGAGTGAGATCAGGATCAAGTCCTAAAAAGGATTACTTCCTGACATTTTTCCACGTTCCATCCGAAtctatattttcttaaaatagtATCCAAAATCTCATGTAGCAAAAATGCGCTTTCATAATTCTAAAAATAGCAGAAAGTGTTTAAGATCTTGACACAAGGTCTTTGAGCATTGATTCTCACTGCTgttaaattgaggggcttggagcacaaggcgcatacgtgcagttttcgacaaaattgagatattggtGATTTCAACTGGATCTATCTTTGGAATAAACTCTGTGAGAAATTCACCggtgaaattcattttttaaacatccAAATGTGAAACTGaacttttttccgccataaggcttcaaataatttagaaaatttaagcacgtttttctcgaaacagcacaaactgcacttatgcgccttgtcctccaagctcctcaagtGATGGATCATTCTGAGACTGCAAGTACATCATGTAAGTGAGATGGCAtttgaaaattctgtatttGGGGTCAACAGAAGGGTGAAATCATGACtgcactggtaaaaattggcagtagaatctgtgttccaaaataccatagacctacagccgactgtaagatttccaatagcttctatagccggctacacaatttcgtatagccttttatagccgacgacgattaagcaacagccaggcgataaagtgtatgctaaacgttactaattacggatgctaggatttagtgagtttttggaccactgctctctttttgggccgtagtatcttgtcATGTAAGAGGGTTTCCGATTGGCTGTCATTTTGGTATGATGAGTGGCAGTGAAGGCCAAGATACACCAGCGAATTACAAACGCTCGTTGAATCGACTGAGTGGTGTCCAGCGACCCACCAATCATGACGTCTCGAGACCTTAATCATTAGGTTCTCCGTGTTCTTCTCCTCTTTAACGGCGACACGTCATTTCTGCAGCCTGTATCTCCGCTCTTATTGCAtcgattttcgtaaaacttggtAACAGAGGATATTTTGCGACGAGAAACTCTCATTATAGTCCAacttccgaaattttcaaattccaagACTGTGGATGAGGCCCAAATTGCTATTTTAGCCTCTGAAAttgatatatttatttttgttaaacttGGTCCCGTTGTCTCAAGTAGCCTACGAGTTGTGCTTAAACTCTCTCATTGCATGGGTCAGATTAATGTTCACTTTATTTGCGGCTGACCGTAAATCAACAAAACGCAAGCTGCGATGACAGAAGTTGCTTTGAACtacgaaaaatatcgataaattttaatcgatttttaaaaaaaaaatgttgtctaTATCTTGCGTTTTCCCGATTATAATGTTGAAGGAAGGAGAAACTTTAAATTATTGTCAATAAATTTTACTCGGCGTCTTTTATTTGggatatcattttattttaggcGACGAACGTTATATTTTTAGCTCATATTTACATGGAAATGTTATTGGTGGGATGAATATAACTCACAATTATTTTAAGGCGTTTCTACGATTCGTCCAGTGAGTAAAACCCAGGATAAGCCTGAATGTGACTATGCAGATATATGCTTATGACGCACTCTTCCAACACCTCGCTTTTTCGCCATTTACCagcttgtttttcctttttttgcaggATCAAAGCACCCTCGTGTTTCGTGCATCCAGCACTGTGCTAGTCTTTTCGGTTTCGTCTTCGAATCGTTTTCAGCGGACAAGATTCTGAGATTTTCTGAGGGTACGGTCATTCCTGTTACCAAAGGGATAGAAGTCGAGGGGACCCAAGCAAACCAGGAATATCATTCAAGTTTGGTCAACGGGCACAAACGCATACCTGCGCATTGTAAATGCGAAGCAACGGAGGGATTCTCCCGTTTTTTGGAAGACCACGAATTGGATATCGAAATCTTTaatcatttcaaaaaatttaacaagatACAGGATGCTGTGAATTATATATACGACGGCACCGTCAAGGTGAACGAAAAGCACGGGGCAAAGTCTTTCACTTACGTTGGTCATCAAGGCTTGATGACGTTGATACTTGCTGAGATGCAAAAAGCGAAAGTGTACGATCCTGATCGATGGATGTACCCTGAGAGATCCGCAATAAATATAGCGTAATACTTGATCGGTCTCTATTCGAACGGGTTTGAGGATCAA
This window of the Bemisia tabaci chromosome 3, PGI_BMITA_v3 genome carries:
- the LOC109030730 gene encoding uncharacterized protein, which codes for MRLILASLCFSVIVVAVTPVQNGKNGGKAGVGERIGQVVDWSKNQGQKIKDANIMDRVKDQIPGRPKKTETEQQTGSKHPRVSCIQHCASLFGFVFESFSADKILRFSEGTVIPVTKGIEVEGTQANQEYHSSLVNGHKRIPAHCKCEATEGFSRFLEDHELDIEIFNHFKKFNKIQDAVNYIYDGTVKVNEKHGAKSFTYVGHQGLMTLILAEMQKAKVYDPDRWMYPERSAINIA